In Bacteroidia bacterium, a genomic segment contains:
- a CDS encoding methylated-DNA--[protein]-cysteine S-methyltransferase, whose protein sequence is MDNITAKTYYDTPVGPVEITASEIGIRSLSFTDYPTYEIQPNFPVLLQCIEQLDEYFSGKRTHFTVFLDLEGTEFQQKVWRELMNIPLGTTASYLEIAKRVFSPNAVRAVGSACNKNKIGVVVPCHRVISSDGKLTGYAGGLQRKRWLLQHEWGVLHGNQTKLF, encoded by the coding sequence ATGGATAATATCACAGCAAAAACCTATTATGATACCCCGGTCGGCCCGGTTGAAATCACTGCATCCGAAATCGGCATCCGGTCATTATCCTTTACTGACTACCCAACCTACGAAATTCAACCCAATTTTCCCGTCTTACTGCAATGTATTGAGCAACTCGATGAATATTTTTCGGGAAAAAGAACCCATTTCACCGTTTTCCTCGATCTGGAAGGTACCGAATTTCAGCAAAAGGTTTGGCGGGAATTGATGAATATTCCACTTGGCACGACGGCATCTTACCTGGAGATTGCGAAGCGCGTATTTTCACCCAATGCTGTTCGTGCCGTAGGAAGTGCCTGCAACAAAAATAAAATCGGAGTGGTCGTACCTTGCCACAGAGTCATCAGCAGCGATGGGAAGCTTACGGGTTATGCCGGTGGCTTGCAGCGAAAGCGTTGGCTCCTTCAGCATGAATGGGGCGTTTTACACGGTAATCAGACCAAACTCTTTTAA
- a CDS encoding metalloregulator ArsR/SmtB family transcription factor, with protein sequence MEVLTLWKDPEKLKRVAKLLKIIGHPSRLLILELLLEKTSLPVKDIFEAVKISQSNASQHLKSLEDVGILTSERDGKNICYSIKNHEIHKLLDCVNSCANC encoded by the coding sequence ATGGAAGTACTAACTTTATGGAAAGATCCTGAAAAACTGAAAAGGGTCGCAAAACTTCTCAAAATCATTGGTCACCCTTCCCGTTTATTAATCCTGGAATTGCTGCTTGAAAAAACCAGCCTGCCTGTCAAAGATATCTTTGAAGCAGTAAAAATCAGCCAGTCCAACGCCTCCCAACATCTGAAATCGCTGGAAGACGTGGGAATCCTGACCTCTGAAAGAGATGGTAAAAACATCTGCTACAGTATTAAAAACCATGAAATCCATAAGTTGCTGGATTGTGTAAACAGTTGTGCAAACTGCTAG
- the rpsP gene encoding 30S ribosomal protein S16, giving the protein MPVKLRLKRQGRRKLPHYAIVAADSRAARDGRFIEKIGFYDSVSQPAKIYVDHEKALKWLQNGAQPTNTVGDILRHAGVTVKFALIRQGKSEEEAARIFARWWEQKKAKKKKKMVSVDIGGNPLEDVPVTEKPKPVVVAAPVEEEVVVAEEVVEAVEEVAAVVEEAAEEVAAEEAPAAEEGKE; this is encoded by the coding sequence ATGCCAGTAAAATTAAGATTAAAACGTCAGGGACGACGCAAACTTCCCCACTACGCAATCGTAGCAGCAGATTCACGCGCTGCAAGAGATGGCCGTTTCATTGAAAAAATCGGTTTCTACGATTCAGTATCCCAGCCCGCTAAAATTTATGTTGACCACGAAAAAGCCCTTAAATGGCTTCAAAATGGTGCACAACCTACCAACACGGTAGGCGACATTCTTCGCCATGCAGGGGTAACTGTAAAATTTGCCTTGATCAGACAAGGGAAATCCGAAGAGGAAGCTGCCCGCATTTTTGCCCGCTGGTGGGAACAGAAAAAAGCCAAGAAGAAAAAGAAAATGGTTTCCGTGGACATCGGTGGCAATCCACTCGAAGACGTTCCGGTAACTGAAAAACCCAAACCTGTGGTTGTAGCTGCTCCCGTCGAAGAGGAAGTAGTAGTAGCAGAAGAAGTTGTTGAGGCCGTAGAAGAAGTTGCTGCTGTCGTGGAAGAAGCGGCAGAAGAAGTTGCTGCTGAAGAAGCGCCTGCTGCGGAAGAAGGAAAAGAATAA
- the rplU gene encoding 50S ribosomal protein L21, with the protein MYAVVNIQGIQFKVEEGQKLYVNRLPQDTGESVEFGEVLLVDNEGAVAVGKPFVEGASVSAKVVDHVKSDKIIVFKKKRRKGYKVKNGHRQQMSRIEIESIKA; encoded by the coding sequence ATGTACGCAGTCGTAAATATTCAGGGTATCCAATTTAAGGTTGAAGAAGGCCAAAAACTATATGTTAATCGCCTCCCGCAGGATACCGGCGAATCAGTTGAATTTGGAGAAGTTCTCCTTGTGGACAATGAAGGCGCAGTTGCTGTTGGAAAGCCATTTGTAGAAGGCGCAAGCGTATCTGCAAAAGTTGTTGACCACGTAAAAAGCGATAAAATTATCGTTTTCAAGAAAAAACGCCGCAAAGGCTACAAAGTAAAAAATGGACATCGTCAACAAATGTCCAGAATCGAAATCGAATCTATCAAAGCGTAA
- a CDS encoding YCF48-related protein — MVRLSFLLAVAISLTFAAGCREKISPGWETAAPPASDRLTSVYFHDSQTGFIAGGRRFDLNLLFRTDDGGQTWTRQTTTDLFEKIVFNMAFNENMQGLAVCYEGKVLRTFDGGESWEIRQTEGWMPLRGIAIISDSVIVIVGGNGYDQGIIHRSEDFGNTWTVVDTPGYELRDVVFTDTKTGYACGYGTIIKTSDGGKSWTLTPAKNEFFSSLSFPTAQNGIAVGRTGTIVKTTDGGDTWEVIRNGNHPQNPRHAYNKVRFFDTTTGYIVGDKGLILKTTDSGKSWQKFDKGTTEDLYDIYLFDEGDAIVVGESGVVLRFRE; from the coding sequence ATGGTTCGGCTTAGTTTTCTCCTGGCAGTCGCCATTTCGCTAACTTTCGCAGCAGGTTGCCGGGAAAAAATTTCGCCTGGATGGGAAACTGCTGCCCCTCCGGCTTCAGATCGGCTGACATCGGTCTATTTCCACGACAGCCAGACAGGATTTATCGCCGGAGGAAGGCGGTTTGACCTCAACTTACTCTTTCGCACCGATGATGGCGGACAAACCTGGACACGCCAGACCACGACTGACTTATTTGAAAAAATCGTCTTTAATATGGCCTTCAACGAAAATATGCAAGGGCTGGCCGTATGTTACGAAGGCAAAGTGCTGCGCACCTTTGATGGCGGCGAAAGCTGGGAGATACGCCAGACAGAAGGCTGGATGCCTCTCAGAGGTATTGCGATTATTTCTGATTCTGTCATAGTGATTGTAGGGGGAAATGGCTATGATCAGGGCATTATTCACCGTTCTGAAGATTTTGGCAATACATGGACAGTCGTCGATACCCCCGGATATGAATTACGGGATGTGGTTTTTACAGACACAAAAACCGGCTACGCCTGCGGATACGGCACCATCATCAAAACTTCCGACGGCGGAAAGTCCTGGACACTCACGCCTGCCAAAAACGAATTCTTTTCTTCCCTCTCCTTCCCTACCGCCCAAAACGGAATTGCCGTCGGACGCACAGGCACCATCGTAAAAACTACCGATGGCGGCGATACCTGGGAAGTAATCAGAAATGGAAACCACCCGCAAAACCCCCGGCACGCCTACAATAAAGTGCGCTTTTTTGACACAACCACCGGCTATATCGTCGGAGACAAGGGATTAATTCTGAAGACCACCGATAGCGGAAAAAGCTGGCAAAAATTTGACAAAGGAACCACCGAGGATCTATACGATATTTACCTTTTTGATGAAGGTGATGCAATAGTTGTAGGAGAATCAGGGGTTGTGCTTCGTTTCAGGGAATAA
- a CDS encoding polyphosphate kinase 2 family protein, with amino-acid sequence MHVKIDIRPFEYIGDRKFDIRKSPTQVEDFYKDKSHYKALMQEFQEEINDLQTMMYAHDRYSLLLIFQAMDAAGKDGTIQNVMSGVNPHGVTIHSFKKPSEQELDHDFLWRTTIAFPQRGKIGIFNRSYYEEVLVVKVHPEILTKYQRLPKELVIDPEKVWTQRYEDIRNLEKFAFRNGTRVVKFFLNISKDEQRKRFLSRLDEPSKNWKFAEADVKERGYWDEYMKAYDACINATASPEAPWYVIPADDKNNMRLIVSQVILDHMNQLDMRYPEVDETRKSEFARFREMLEKD; translated from the coding sequence ATGCATGTAAAAATTGACATCCGCCCGTTTGAGTATATCGGAGACCGCAAATTTGACATTCGGAAATCGCCGACACAGGTTGAAGATTTTTATAAAGATAAAAGCCATTACAAAGCGTTGATGCAGGAATTTCAGGAGGAGATCAACGATTTGCAGACCATGATGTATGCACATGACAGGTACTCCCTGCTGTTGATTTTTCAGGCCATGGATGCAGCGGGAAAAGACGGAACCATTCAAAATGTGATGTCTGGGGTGAATCCACATGGGGTGACGATTCATTCATTTAAAAAACCATCTGAACAGGAGCTGGACCACGACTTTTTGTGGAGAACTACTATTGCTTTTCCGCAAAGGGGCAAAATTGGTATTTTCAACCGGTCTTACTATGAAGAAGTGCTGGTGGTAAAAGTGCATCCGGAGATTCTGACCAAATATCAGCGTTTGCCGAAAGAGCTGGTCATTGATCCTGAAAAGGTATGGACACAGCGCTATGAAGATATCCGGAATCTGGAAAAATTTGCCTTTCGCAACGGGACCCGTGTCGTTAAATTTTTCCTGAATATATCCAAAGATGAGCAGCGTAAACGGTTTCTCAGCCGCCTTGATGAACCTTCCAAAAACTGGAAGTTTGCGGAAGCCGATGTAAAAGAGCGTGGCTATTGGGACGAATACATGAAAGCCTACGATGCCTGCATTAATGCTACGGCATCACCCGAAGCACCCTGGTACGTCATACCTGCCGATGATAAAAACAATATGCGGCTGATTGTCTCTCAGGTTATTCTCGACCATATGAACCAACTGGATATGCGTTACCCGGAAGTTGACGAGACGAGAAAGTCAGAGTTTGCCAGGTTCAGAGAGATGCTGGAGAAGGATTAA
- the rpmA gene encoding 50S ribosomal protein L27 → MAHKKGAGSSKNGRESASKRLGVKVYGGQSVIAGNIIIRQRGTAFRAGKNVGVGKDHTLFALSDGVVTFTDRTYNQKSRKVVSVVEAEA, encoded by the coding sequence ATGGCTCATAAGAAAGGTGCAGGTAGTTCTAAAAACGGTCGCGAATCAGCCAGCAAACGGCTTGGTGTAAAAGTTTATGGTGGCCAAAGTGTAATCGCCGGAAATATCATCATTCGTCAGCGTGGTACAGCTTTCCGTGCGGGAAAAAATGTAGGCGTGGGTAAAGATCATACCCTTTTCGCGCTTTCAGACGGTGTGGTTACTTTTACTGACCGTACTTACAATCAAAAAAGCCGCAAAGTAGTTAGCGTGGTTGAGGCCGAAGCCTAA
- the mtnA gene encoding S-methyl-5-thioribose-1-phosphate isomerase: MTDYLYERRTIWANKHDMSAVVIVDQRHLPHDFVLAEIRSVSEAAVAIRDMWVRGAPLIGVTAAYGMYFAALEAKNAANFDAAIQHAANRLLSTRPTAVNLQWAIEKQIEVLKIPGTPEEKIVNVFRQANQMAEEDAEVCRNIGLHGLPLLTSISARKSGEPVNILTHCNAGRMACVEWGTATSPIYHAHQAGIAVHVWVDETRPRNQGAAITAWELAQAGIPHTVISDNTGGHLMQHGMVDICFVGTDRTTRTGDVANKIGTYLKALAAKDNNVPFYVALPSSTIDWNIENGLEQIAIEKRSEKEVTHISGWSESNHQVVEIRLTPENSPAANYAFDVTPAKYITGFITEKGICDASESGILTLFPEKTPY, encoded by the coding sequence ATGACCGATTACCTATATGAACGCCGCACCATTTGGGCGAATAAGCATGATATGTCCGCCGTGGTCATTGTTGACCAACGACACCTGCCGCACGATTTTGTATTGGCTGAAATCCGCTCTGTATCGGAAGCTGCCGTAGCAATCCGCGATATGTGGGTCCGGGGCGCACCGCTCATAGGGGTAACCGCTGCCTATGGCATGTATTTCGCAGCGCTCGAAGCAAAAAATGCCGCCAATTTTGACGCGGCCATTCAACATGCTGCAAACCGGCTCCTCTCTACCCGCCCTACAGCCGTTAACCTTCAATGGGCGATAGAAAAACAAATAGAAGTCCTGAAAATCCCCGGAACACCGGAGGAAAAAATAGTGAATGTATTTCGACAGGCAAACCAGATGGCAGAAGAAGACGCTGAAGTTTGCCGGAATATCGGCCTGCATGGCTTGCCTCTGCTTACGTCTATCAGCGCCCGAAAATCAGGAGAACCGGTAAATATTCTCACCCATTGCAATGCGGGCAGAATGGCTTGTGTAGAATGGGGCACCGCCACATCCCCCATTTACCATGCCCACCAGGCGGGCATTGCTGTCCACGTTTGGGTAGATGAGACCCGGCCCCGAAATCAGGGTGCGGCCATCACCGCATGGGAATTGGCGCAGGCAGGCATCCCCCACACGGTGATTTCCGATAATACAGGTGGGCATCTGATGCAACATGGAATGGTAGATATTTGTTTTGTAGGCACGGATCGTACAACCCGGACCGGAGATGTCGCCAATAAAATTGGCACTTACCTGAAAGCGCTGGCCGCAAAAGATAATAATGTCCCCTTTTATGTGGCACTCCCTTCATCGACAATTGACTGGAATATTGAAAATGGACTTGAACAAATTGCCATTGAAAAACGTTCAGAAAAAGAAGTTACCCATATATCCGGATGGAGCGAAAGCAATCATCAGGTAGTCGAAATAAGGCTGACACCGGAGAATAGTCCGGCTGCAAACTATGCATTTGATGTAACTCCCGCCAAATATATCACTGGCTTTATTACAGAAAAAGGCATCTGCGACGCAAGCGAATCTGGCATTCTTACCCTATTTCCTGAAAAAACACCGTATTAA
- a CDS encoding class II aldolase/adducin family protein produces MLNEEGYIKYHCDWTPGSPVNDDALYEINHWRKVLFEKKLIGYDPLLNVGYGNISCRNLHGNGLFIISGTQTGHLPALTAENYTRVTDFDLENNTLSCTGPVKASSESLTHAAVYGLSEAWQGVIHIHHRGLWDELIHKIPTTRESVTYGTPEMAKEVQRLWREENLGEYNIFVMGGHLEGLVSFGKTVSDAAEILLYHFDNYERNLQR; encoded by the coding sequence GTGCTCAACGAAGAAGGATATATAAAATATCACTGTGACTGGACCCCAGGTTCGCCAGTCAATGATGACGCGCTCTATGAGATTAATCATTGGCGAAAGGTGCTCTTTGAGAAAAAGTTAATCGGATATGACCCATTGCTTAATGTGGGCTATGGAAATATTTCATGCAGAAATCTGCATGGAAATGGGCTATTTATTATATCAGGTACCCAGACCGGCCACCTTCCGGCACTCACCGCTGAAAATTATACACGGGTCACAGACTTTGATCTGGAGAACAACACGCTTTCCTGTACCGGGCCTGTAAAAGCCTCTTCGGAATCCCTGACGCATGCCGCCGTATATGGGCTAAGCGAAGCCTGGCAGGGCGTCATTCATATCCACCACCGGGGATTATGGGATGAGCTTATTCACAAAATTCCTACTACCCGGGAGTCTGTGACCTATGGTACGCCGGAAATGGCGAAAGAAGTACAACGACTCTGGCGGGAAGAAAACCTCGGGGAGTATAATATATTTGTTATGGGCGGGCACCTGGAAGGCCTTGTGAGTTTTGGTAAAACGGTTTCAGATGCCGCCGAAATCCTGCTCTACCACTTCGATAACTATGAACGCAATCTCCAACGATAG
- a CDS encoding sulfatase, which translates to MIYCIRIFHYTLLLCLLTGIVARPLFAAESPQKPNVIFILTDDQRWDALGYAGNTIIQTPEMDNLAREGVFFQKAFVTTPICAASRASLLTGLYERTHGYTFQKPALQKPYCQMMYPQVLRKNGYYTGFFGKLGVLIDNPEQYFDVAEFYDRSSYPDKRGYFYKKIDQDTVHLTQYTGYKAQEFLKQVPTDKPFCLTLCFSAPHAHDPAPEQYFWQEKSDTRYADITIPPAIMTDDKYFNLLPPEVQKGFNRVRWHWRYDTPEKYQHSMKGYYRMISEIDDEIGVLRTLLKEKGVDKNTVIILMGDNGYFTGERQLAGKWLMYDESIHVPLIIFDPRAGIHADVDQMVLNIDVPKTILSLAGAEVPAAYQGVNLTSFVYQENRKPDRKAILFEHLWKLPEIPSSEGVRTEEWKYIRYRLIDAPEELYNLKNDPHEAVNLAKSPAHQAVLKKMRKTCNRLGERYVKDQLAPDFPGITGPGGF; encoded by the coding sequence ATGATCTACTGTATCCGCATATTTCATTACACCCTGTTACTCTGTTTACTGACAGGTATTGTGGCCCGGCCCTTATTTGCTGCTGAATCTCCCCAAAAACCCAATGTCATTTTTATACTTACCGATGATCAACGCTGGGATGCATTGGGCTATGCCGGCAATACGATTATTCAGACGCCTGAAATGGATAACCTCGCAAGGGAGGGAGTCTTTTTCCAAAAAGCCTTTGTTACCACCCCCATTTGTGCGGCGAGCCGGGCATCATTACTCACCGGTCTGTATGAGCGGACGCACGGCTATACCTTTCAGAAACCCGCATTGCAAAAACCCTATTGCCAGATGATGTATCCGCAGGTTCTCCGCAAAAATGGTTATTATACCGGCTTTTTCGGTAAACTGGGAGTACTGATTGATAATCCTGAGCAATATTTTGATGTTGCTGAATTTTATGACCGAAGTTCATATCCCGATAAAAGAGGTTATTTCTATAAAAAAATTGACCAGGATACTGTTCATCTGACTCAATATACGGGTTATAAAGCACAGGAATTTTTGAAACAAGTCCCAACGGATAAACCGTTTTGTCTTACCCTCTGTTTTAGCGCTCCTCACGCGCACGACCCGGCACCAGAGCAGTATTTCTGGCAGGAAAAGTCTGATACGCGGTATGCTGATATCACAATTCCTCCGGCGATTATGACTGATGATAAATACTTTAACCTGTTGCCGCCTGAGGTTCAGAAGGGATTTAACCGCGTACGTTGGCACTGGCGATATGATACGCCAGAGAAATACCAGCACAGCATGAAAGGCTATTACCGCATGATCAGCGAAATAGACGATGAGATCGGCGTATTACGCACCCTGCTTAAAGAAAAGGGAGTAGATAAAAATACGGTAATTATTCTGATGGGAGATAATGGTTATTTCACCGGAGAAAGACAACTGGCCGGTAAGTGGCTCATGTACGATGAATCTATTCATGTACCGTTGATTATTTTTGATCCGCGTGCGGGGATTCATGCTGACGTAGATCAGATGGTGCTCAATATCGATGTGCCCAAAACCATACTCAGCCTGGCTGGGGCAGAGGTACCTGCTGCGTATCAGGGGGTAAACCTGACTTCTTTTGTTTATCAGGAAAACCGAAAGCCAGACAGGAAAGCAATACTTTTCGAACATTTGTGGAAATTGCCTGAAATTCCTTCCAGCGAAGGGGTACGCACGGAAGAGTGGAAATATATTCGCTATCGGCTGATCGATGCTCCCGAAGAGCTGTATAATTTGAAGAACGATCCTCACGAGGCCGTCAATTTGGCCAAAAGCCCGGCACACCAGGCGGTATTAAAGAAAATGCGCAAAACATGCAACCGGTTAGGCGAACGCTATGTGAAAGACCAGTTGGCGCCTGACTTTCCCGGAATCACTGGGCCGGGAGGATTTTGA
- the rimM gene encoding ribosome maturation factor RimM (Essential for efficient processing of 16S rRNA): protein MKKEDCIEIGYISKAHGLKGEVTAVLDVYDVADYQKVRTLYLARKTAPLQAFSVRKLTVTGKKAVILNLEGITTREQAENLTGTTLFYPAENLPALPDGNFYFFEVIGFAVEDQRHGPLGIVKDFADGPAQNLMIIDYQGFEVLVPITDEFVHQADKEKKIIYTSLPEGLLELYTGQDTEDED, encoded by the coding sequence ATGAAAAAGGAAGACTGTATTGAAATTGGCTATATCTCCAAAGCGCACGGCCTCAAAGGTGAAGTTACCGCTGTTCTGGATGTTTATGATGTCGCCGACTATCAAAAAGTACGCACACTTTACCTGGCCCGAAAAACTGCGCCACTTCAGGCCTTTTCCGTACGCAAACTTACGGTTACCGGGAAAAAAGCAGTGATCCTGAATCTGGAAGGCATTACGACACGCGAACAGGCCGAAAACCTGACCGGAACCACGCTGTTTTACCCTGCCGAAAATCTTCCGGCTCTTCCCGATGGGAATTTTTATTTTTTCGAAGTGATCGGATTTGCAGTAGAAGACCAGCGACATGGCCCGCTGGGAATTGTCAAAGACTTTGCAGATGGACCTGCACAAAATCTAATGATTATTGACTATCAGGGATTTGAAGTACTGGTTCCGATAACCGACGAATTTGTCCACCAGGCAGACAAGGAAAAGAAAATCATCTATACCTCATTGCCTGAAGGACTACTCGAATTATATACAGGACAGGATACGGAAGACGAGGATTAA